Proteins encoded within one genomic window of Leptospira stimsonii:
- the bioD gene encoding dethiobiotin synthase: MSVFISATGTDVGKSFLSSLILAKYGEELGLKYFKPIQTGEESDRASVMDLSGLDESRFLKNYYAFAFAGSPHYAAELEGTEIDTDELARHLFSIREEKLIVEGAGGLLVPLTRKTLTIDVVRQSEIPLILTAPVSLGAINQTLLSLEAIQKRNLAFKGIFFIGTPDKTTEDNIRTILEWSGVPMLGFFFFHTKERLSREEFRKECFLRFDPDSILKEAIQ; encoded by the coding sequence ATGTCTGTTTTTATTTCAGCAACGGGAACGGATGTAGGAAAGAGTTTTCTGAGTTCTTTGATTCTCGCTAAATACGGGGAGGAGCTTGGACTCAAATATTTCAAACCGATTCAGACCGGAGAAGAAAGCGATCGCGCTTCCGTGATGGATCTTTCGGGTTTGGATGAAAGTAGATTCTTAAAAAACTATTATGCTTTTGCCTTTGCGGGCTCTCCCCATTACGCGGCAGAATTAGAAGGAACCGAAATCGATACAGACGAATTGGCGCGACATCTTTTTAGCATTCGGGAAGAGAAGCTCATCGTGGAAGGAGCGGGTGGGCTTTTGGTTCCATTGACTAGAAAGACCCTTACAATCGATGTTGTTCGACAATCCGAAATTCCTTTGATATTAACCGCTCCAGTTTCCCTAGGTGCAATCAACCAGACCCTTCTCTCTCTGGAAGCGATTCAAAAAAGGAATCTCGCCTTCAAAGGAATTTTTTTTATCGGAACCCCCGATAAAACCACGGAAGACAATATAAGAACCATCCTCGAATGGAGCGGAGTCCCTATGTTGGGATTTTTTTTCTTTCATACGAAGGAAAGACTGAGTCGGGAAGAATTTCGAAAAGAATGTTTCCTTCGATTTGACCCGGATTCTATCTTGAAGGAAGCGATTCAATGA
- the bioA gene encoding adenosylmethionine--8-amino-7-oxononanoate transaminase — translation MIWYPYTLQYESDRPLKIVRAEKEFLYDEDGNSYIDAISSWWVSIHGHNHPKIIQAMKDQLDRLDHVLLAGFTHDPAEDLARELLHVTEGLFHRVLYSDNGSTAVEIMIKLAYQYFQNCGESNRNIFLKWNVSYHGDTIGTMSVGGDSLFNRVFSGLLFPTQEFPSPNCSFCPVGKKPGSCKTECVDEIETFFEKNPKRVAGIVIEPLILGSGGMIFYKEEVLQRLERISEKYGALLLVDEVFTGFGRTGSFFAYQRAKIKPDLIAMAKGLSGGAAPIAVTLASKKIHSAFERPEPEKAFYHGHTMTGNPVACAAALVSTKLMFVESRLEQVASLEKKLKVGLRKIQEEFPKRIRDLRVMGAVGVLELEVGKESGYTYPGNKILKKKFLEKGVLLRPLGNVVYLTPPYVISDSSLEKIFRAIRETLVEIYSGN, via the coding sequence ATGATCTGGTATCCTTACACTCTTCAATACGAATCGGACCGCCCTTTGAAGATCGTACGAGCAGAAAAAGAATTTCTCTACGACGAAGACGGAAATTCTTATATCGATGCGATTTCCTCTTGGTGGGTCAGCATCCACGGTCACAATCATCCGAAGATCATACAAGCGATGAAGGATCAACTCGATCGATTGGATCACGTTTTACTTGCCGGTTTTACTCACGATCCGGCAGAAGATCTCGCGAGAGAACTACTGCACGTAACGGAAGGATTGTTTCACAGAGTGCTTTATTCCGATAACGGATCGACCGCGGTAGAGATTATGATCAAACTCGCATATCAGTATTTTCAAAATTGTGGAGAATCAAACCGAAACATATTCCTAAAATGGAATGTGTCGTATCATGGAGATACGATCGGAACGATGAGCGTGGGAGGAGATTCTCTTTTTAATCGGGTTTTTTCCGGGCTACTTTTTCCAACTCAGGAGTTTCCGAGTCCGAATTGTAGCTTTTGTCCGGTTGGGAAAAAACCGGGTTCTTGCAAAACGGAATGTGTGGACGAAATCGAAACGTTCTTTGAAAAAAATCCGAAGCGGGTCGCCGGGATCGTAATCGAACCTTTGATTCTCGGATCCGGAGGAATGATCTTTTACAAAGAAGAAGTCCTACAACGACTGGAAAGAATTTCTGAAAAATACGGAGCCCTTTTGTTAGTCGACGAGGTCTTTACCGGCTTTGGGAGAACGGGTTCCTTTTTTGCATACCAAAGGGCAAAGATAAAACCGGACCTAATTGCTATGGCAAAAGGACTCAGTGGAGGCGCGGCTCCGATTGCGGTCACCCTGGCCTCGAAAAAAATTCATTCCGCCTTCGAAAGGCCGGAACCAGAAAAGGCATTTTATCACGGGCATACGATGACCGGAAATCCGGTTGCTTGTGCGGCGGCCCTCGTTTCCACAAAGCTGATGTTTGTAGAAAGTCGTTTGGAACAAGTAGCCAGCTTGGAAAAAAAACTCAAGGTTGGCCTAAGGAAGATTCAGGAAGAATTTCCGAAACGGATTCGGGATCTCCGAGTGATGGGAGCTGTTGGAGTTTTAGAATTGGAAGTGGGCAAGGAGAGCGGATATACGTATCCTGGAAATAAAATTCTAAAGAAGAAATTTTTGGAGAAGGGGGTTCTTCTTCGACCGCTCGGCAATGTGGTCTATCTCACTCCACCGTATGTGATATCCGATTCTTCTTTGGAAAAGATTTTCAGAGCGATCCGCGAGACCTTGGTCGAAATTTATTCGGGGAATTAG
- the bioB gene encoding biotin synthase BioB, with translation MSATLNTAEKIFSEVPSVITKEEALEILDGTLSLTSCLDRAFQERNRYYGNKVRIHILDNIKNGHCPEDCGYCAQRKNANSGVQEYPMKSETEIYEDAVKAKENGAYRFCMVTSGTGPNRPTTEKLASTIRKITDDLGLKVCLSAGLLDEDKAQLLKAAGLDRYNHNLNTSQNHYPEICDTHTYAQRAETLGSVSKAGIGMCSGVIVGMGETLRDLVDVAFELKSFRVISIPVNFFIPVKGHAIKNPSVLTPELCVRILCLFRLVNPDSEIRIAAGREGHLRSLSATALFAANSLFSSGYLNVKGSDMVETIGMIRDAGFVPELADGGVLPEDSEMEALYSEKNFPELYKFKKSLKS, from the coding sequence ATGTCTGCAACACTCAACACTGCCGAAAAAATATTCTCCGAAGTTCCAAGCGTAATCACCAAAGAAGAGGCTCTGGAAATTCTGGATGGGACCCTTTCCCTGACGAGCTGTCTTGATAGAGCGTTTCAAGAAAGAAATCGCTATTACGGAAACAAGGTTCGTATTCATATCTTAGATAATATCAAAAACGGTCATTGCCCGGAAGACTGCGGTTACTGCGCTCAAAGAAAGAATGCAAATTCCGGGGTACAGGAATATCCGATGAAATCCGAAACCGAAATCTACGAAGATGCGGTGAAGGCGAAGGAGAATGGGGCGTACCGTTTTTGTATGGTGACTTCCGGTACCGGGCCGAATCGACCGACGACCGAAAAACTCGCTTCCACCATACGAAAAATCACGGACGATTTGGGTTTAAAAGTTTGTCTCTCTGCGGGGCTTTTGGACGAAGACAAGGCGCAACTCTTAAAAGCGGCCGGTCTCGATCGTTACAATCATAATCTCAATACCTCACAAAATCACTATCCTGAAATTTGCGACACGCATACATACGCACAAAGAGCGGAAACGCTTGGTTCCGTTTCCAAAGCCGGAATCGGGATGTGTAGCGGTGTGATCGTAGGAATGGGAGAAACACTACGCGACCTCGTCGACGTTGCGTTTGAACTCAAATCATTCCGTGTAATTTCGATCCCTGTGAATTTTTTCATTCCCGTAAAAGGTCACGCGATCAAAAATCCGAGCGTTCTCACACCGGAACTTTGTGTAAGAATTCTTTGTCTCTTCCGTTTGGTAAATCCGGATTCCGAAATCCGAATCGCGGCGGGAAGAGAAGGACATCTCAGGAGTCTATCGGCAACCGCGCTTTTTGCCGCGAATTCTTTGTTTTCCTCCGGTTATTTAAACGTAAAAGGATCGGATATGGTGGAAACGATCGGGATGATTCGGGACGCTGGATTTGTCCCGGAACTTGCCGACGGCGGAGTTCTGCCCGAAGATTCCGAAATGGAAGCTCTCTATTCGGAAAAAAATTTCCCGGAATTGTATAAATTTAAGAAATCTCTAAAGTCATAA
- a CDS encoding GDSL-type esterase/lipase family protein: MVRYLFTFSLLFLFTSCSVLTKKSYTDYSSSNFECWSGAGYRSSEKFEQYYSLWKTMRGLYREENQRIKTANVVFVGNSLIQLFPSELMGKEFPGAVNRGIGGDLTELLLQRIEEDVLFLNPKAIVLEIGGNDLIQGKCLNVIETNLGKILEKINQVNPNTKVVILGIPPVRTQSINNVSPVLNLTWISIAQTYKNVVFLDNWQWLREKERPTLRQEFWLEKDKIHLNENAYKIWVQKLKPILTPYLQ; the protein is encoded by the coding sequence TTGGTAAGGTATCTCTTTACTTTTTCCTTGCTCTTTCTTTTCACTTCCTGCTCCGTCCTGACTAAAAAATCATATACAGATTACTCCAGTTCCAACTTTGAATGTTGGTCTGGGGCCGGGTATCGTTCCTCGGAGAAATTCGAACAATACTACTCCCTTTGGAAAACGATGCGAGGATTGTATCGTGAAGAAAATCAAAGAATCAAAACTGCGAATGTAGTATTCGTCGGAAATTCTTTGATCCAATTGTTTCCGAGCGAGTTGATGGGAAAAGAATTTCCGGGGGCGGTAAATCGTGGAATCGGTGGAGATCTCACCGAACTCCTCCTGCAAAGAATCGAGGAAGACGTCCTTTTTCTGAACCCAAAAGCGATCGTTTTGGAAATTGGCGGAAACGATCTCATTCAAGGGAAGTGCTTGAACGTTATTGAAACGAATCTAGGAAAAATTCTGGAGAAAATCAATCAAGTCAATCCGAATACAAAGGTCGTCATTCTAGGAATTCCACCGGTGCGAACGCAGAGTATCAACAACGTTTCTCCTGTTCTTAATTTAACTTGGATTTCGATCGCGCAAACCTATAAAAACGTAGTATTTTTAGATAATTGGCAATGGCTCCGTGAAAAAGAGAGGCCAACTCTCAGACAAGAGTTTTGGCTCGAAAAGGATAAGATTCATCTCAATGAAAACGCCTACAAAATTTGGGTTCAAAAGCTGAAACCGATCCTGACTCCCTATTTACAGTAG
- the serB gene encoding phosphoserine phosphatase SerB, whose product MLLILTQNPEEIRRELLLGMGSFVSIRPEDSLLLSSARTRTNGLWSCIEWNISKKLDVQELFALRAKFAKKDSDLLQVDRLLDSRQKSLFAFDMDSTLIQQEVIDELARLAGVYDQVASVTKEAMEGNLDFHEALKKRCLHLKGLPTTIFEELYPKLSLNIGVEKLLFGLKEMESRTAVFSGGFTDILEMFQKEHRIGEVRANVLERENGILTGFVTGEIVDKVKKFEFLKEIRDRENIDSSQVVAVGDGANDALMLNEAGIGIGFHAKEGLKKFIINWVDFAPMDVLLFLFS is encoded by the coding sequence TTGCTCTTAATTCTCACTCAAAATCCGGAAGAAATTCGTAGAGAACTCCTGTTGGGGATGGGAAGTTTTGTTTCCATTCGACCGGAAGATTCGTTATTGCTATCCTCCGCTCGCACCCGAACGAACGGACTTTGGAGTTGTATCGAATGGAACATTTCTAAGAAGTTGGATGTTCAGGAACTTTTCGCACTTCGGGCGAAATTTGCAAAAAAGGATTCGGATCTTTTGCAAGTGGACCGGCTCTTGGATTCCCGACAGAAGAGTCTATTTGCTTTCGACATGGATTCCACACTGATTCAACAGGAAGTGATCGATGAACTCGCAAGACTCGCGGGTGTTTACGATCAAGTCGCGTCCGTTACCAAGGAAGCGATGGAAGGGAACTTGGACTTTCACGAGGCCCTTAAAAAAAGATGTCTTCATCTCAAAGGACTTCCCACTACGATCTTTGAAGAGTTGTATCCAAAGCTCTCTCTGAATATCGGAGTTGAAAAATTACTCTTTGGTTTAAAAGAAATGGAAAGTAGAACGGCGGTCTTTTCCGGAGGCTTTACGGATATCTTGGAAATGTTTCAAAAGGAACATCGAATCGGAGAAGTTCGCGCAAACGTATTAGAAAGAGAGAATGGAATTCTGACCGGCTTTGTCACCGGAGAAATCGTGGACAAGGTCAAAAAGTTTGAATTCTTAAAAGAAATTCGGGATCGAGAAAACATTGATTCTTCACAAGTGGTTGCGGTGGGCGACGGCGCCAACGACGCTCTGATGTTAAACGAAGCCGGGATTGGAATCGGTTTTCACGCAAAAGAGGGATTGAAAAAGTTTATCATCAATTGGGTGGACTTTGCGCCTATGGACGTTTTGTTATTTTTGTTTTCTTAA
- the mutS gene encoding DNA mismatch repair protein MutS produces MSLETTGTSAEYWSDLADALNTPMMKQFLAIKKDFPDTILFFRMGDFYEMFLEDAKVASSILDIALTKRQNAVPMCGIPYHSKDNYISRLLSAGKKIAICEQSKSDDPGSKLMTRDVVRIITPGTVIEENLLSGYQNNYLAVLHLKKSLIYFAMADFSTGELFYSSASITGLERLIAELEKFRPSEICVPKSEVSFFKELEYFKNREFTLLPDQPEVTEKDPFHILSLYLNEYIRETYRDNKLVLREPRILSSGKFLEMDRETILNLELVENEKEKNHTLYSIFNFCNTAKGKRLLKQRILFPECDPLILYSRWEKQDTLLKTILAPFVSALKDIGDLERILTRFRGNHAYPRDFRTIANSIATGIKLKEELETLSYPFLIPTEKLKSLSEWIASKLNPNEDLPVILGNGPFLRSGFSAKLDKAREAGVKGKDWILELETEEKKRTGLNTLKIRYNKIVGYFIEISRVQAEQAPKDYLKKQTLVGSERFTTPKLEEIERTILEADEIIQEIERAEFNLMVEEVLKNASFLLELSEEIGDLDFQISTLTAKDKFGWIRPQISEDRSLDLVDSKHPVVEATLPPGQEFTPNSLFLDTQDKAIAVLTGPNMAGKSTFMRQIALNQILFQMGAFVPAKSARLPIVDKLFTRIGAGDNLTAGESTFYVEMKETANILNHCTEDSLILFDEVGRGTSTYDGMSIAWAILEYLSSLSIRPKTIFATHYHELTELSRLSGIFNLYLETLEKDDKVLFLRKVRAGKAKKSFGIYVAKIAGVPEPIVKRATELLIELESKKKEIRIQEAQPMLFVEAEKKETRCETEESILKLKLEEMTPIDALKTLEDFQKKLRKQK; encoded by the coding sequence ATGAGTTTAGAAACCACAGGAACCTCCGCTGAGTACTGGAGTGATCTCGCAGACGCGCTCAACACCCCGATGATGAAGCAATTTCTTGCGATCAAGAAAGACTTTCCGGATACGATTCTCTTTTTTCGGATGGGTGACTTTTATGAAATGTTCTTAGAAGACGCAAAGGTTGCCTCTTCGATCTTAGACATCGCTCTTACCAAAAGACAAAACGCGGTTCCTATGTGTGGGATTCCCTATCATTCCAAAGACAATTATATTTCCAGGCTCCTCAGTGCGGGTAAAAAAATCGCGATCTGCGAACAATCCAAATCGGATGATCCCGGTTCTAAGCTTATGACGAGGGATGTGGTAAGAATCATCACACCGGGAACGGTCATCGAAGAGAACCTTCTTTCGGGATATCAGAACAACTATCTCGCGGTTCTCCATCTCAAAAAAAGTCTGATTTATTTTGCTATGGCGGACTTTTCCACGGGAGAATTATTTTATTCTTCCGCGTCGATTACCGGTTTGGAACGACTGATCGCCGAACTCGAAAAGTTTCGTCCTTCTGAAATCTGCGTTCCGAAATCCGAAGTTTCTTTTTTCAAAGAACTCGAATACTTTAAGAATCGTGAATTTACTTTATTGCCGGATCAGCCCGAAGTTACGGAAAAGGATCCCTTCCACATTCTTTCTTTGTATTTAAACGAATACATCCGAGAAACCTATCGGGACAACAAACTCGTACTTCGAGAACCTCGAATCTTAAGTTCCGGAAAATTTTTAGAAATGGATCGGGAAACGATTCTCAACCTGGAACTCGTGGAGAATGAAAAGGAGAAAAATCATACCCTTTATTCTATATTCAATTTTTGCAATACAGCAAAGGGAAAAAGACTTCTCAAACAGAGAATTCTGTTTCCGGAATGCGATCCTCTGATTCTCTATTCTCGCTGGGAAAAACAGGATACCCTCCTAAAAACGATTCTGGCACCATTCGTTTCGGCGCTCAAGGATATCGGAGATCTCGAACGGATTCTCACACGTTTTCGAGGCAATCACGCGTATCCGAGAGACTTTCGCACCATCGCGAATTCCATCGCAACCGGAATCAAGTTAAAAGAAGAATTGGAAACTCTTTCCTATCCTTTCTTGATTCCGACCGAAAAACTAAAATCTCTTTCCGAATGGATCGCTTCCAAACTGAATCCAAACGAAGACCTACCCGTCATATTAGGAAACGGTCCTTTTCTTCGTTCCGGATTCTCTGCAAAACTAGATAAGGCAAGAGAAGCCGGCGTAAAAGGAAAGGATTGGATCTTAGAATTGGAAACCGAGGAAAAAAAACGCACCGGTTTAAATACATTAAAGATTCGTTATAATAAGATCGTAGGATATTTTATAGAGATTTCAAGGGTGCAAGCGGAACAAGCTCCGAAAGATTATCTCAAAAAACAAACGTTAGTCGGAAGCGAACGATTTACGACACCAAAGCTCGAAGAAATCGAAAGGACCATACTGGAAGCCGACGAAATCATCCAAGAGATCGAAAGAGCAGAATTCAATCTGATGGTCGAAGAAGTCCTCAAAAATGCTTCCTTTCTTTTGGAACTTTCCGAAGAAATCGGAGACTTGGATTTTCAGATCTCGACGTTGACAGCAAAGGACAAGTTCGGTTGGATTCGTCCTCAAATTTCCGAGGATCGTTCTCTGGATCTCGTAGATTCCAAACATCCGGTCGTGGAAGCGACCCTCCCGCCCGGTCAGGAGTTTACTCCTAATTCCCTCTTTTTGGATACCCAGGACAAAGCGATCGCGGTTCTCACGGGCCCGAACATGGCGGGTAAATCGACTTTTATGAGGCAGATCGCCTTAAATCAGATTCTCTTTCAGATGGGAGCGTTTGTTCCGGCGAAATCGGCGCGACTCCCGATCGTGGACAAACTTTTTACACGCATCGGAGCAGGCGATAATCTCACCGCAGGAGAATCCACATTTTATGTAGAGATGAAAGAAACCGCCAATATCTTAAATCACTGCACGGAAGATTCCTTGATTCTTTTTGACGAGGTTGGTCGAGGAACTTCGACGTATGACGGGATGAGCATCGCATGGGCGATCTTAGAATATCTGTCTTCTCTTTCAATCAGACCAAAGACGATCTTTGCGACCCACTACCACGAACTCACCGAACTTTCTCGTTTGAGCGGAATTTTCAATCTCTATCTGGAAACTCTGGAAAAGGACGACAAGGTTCTTTTCTTACGGAAGGTTCGCGCTGGAAAAGCCAAAAAGTCTTTCGGGATTTACGTGGCAAAGATCGCCGGAGTTCCGGAACCGATCGTAAAACGTGCGACAGAACTTCTCATCGAACTCGAATCCAAAAAGAAGGAGATTCGGATCCAAGAAGCGCAACCTATGTTGTTTGTCGAAGCGGAAAAAAAAGAAACTCGTTGCGAAACGGAAGAATCGATTCTCAAATTGAAATTGGAAGAGATGACTCCGATCGATGCATTAAAAACCCTCGAAGACTTTCAGAAAAAATTAAGAAAACAAAAATAA
- a CDS encoding phosphoribosylanthranilate isomerase: MKPNFAQKPKVKICGIRDLEIAKICKEEGADFVGLNFASSSPRKIDIATAQKIIQFYKSQTHSPQVVLLFYKNSPEEIRTIRSALSHDYVQWVWDDPELTSIYRIELLGENQICSYRVDKQILDGDLNSVPGEFLILDSYSKGAGGGTGESFNWDFVSKVTRKFLLAGGLNPENVASAIEKVKPFGVDVASGVESSPGQKDPQKIIEFIRNAKSVL; encoded by the coding sequence ATGAAACCGAATTTTGCTCAAAAACCAAAGGTCAAGATCTGCGGAATCCGAGATCTTGAAATCGCAAAAATTTGCAAAGAAGAAGGAGCCGATTTTGTAGGACTCAATTTTGCCTCTTCGAGTCCGAGAAAGATCGATATCGCGACCGCACAGAAGATCATTCAATTCTACAAGTCTCAAACGCATTCTCCCCAGGTTGTTTTGCTCTTTTATAAAAATTCTCCAGAAGAAATTCGAACGATTCGTAGCGCCCTTTCTCATGATTATGTGCAATGGGTCTGGGACGATCCGGAACTTACGTCAATCTATCGAATCGAACTTCTCGGAGAAAACCAGATCTGTTCGTATCGCGTCGACAAACAAATCTTAGACGGGGATTTGAATTCCGTTCCGGGAGAATTTCTGATCTTGGACAGCTATTCCAAGGGCGCGGGCGGCGGCACCGGAGAAAGTTTTAACTGGGACTTTGTCTCGAAAGTCACGAGAAAGTTTTTGCTCGCGGGCGGCTTGAATCCGGAGAACGTAGCTTCCGCGATAGAAAAAGTAAAACCCTTTGGAGTGGACGTCGCGAGCGGAGTCGAATCCTCTCCCGGTCAAAAAGATCCGCAAAAAATAATCGAATTTATCAGGAATGCAAAATCAGTCTTATGA
- a CDS encoding polyphenol oxidase family protein: MALSHSFPIANGKKIRILILGKKELPNLSLEPNFQKKEISKYTGQKESSIFLLNQVHGDTILPASEIPEFAFPAADALIGEKSQKILCIKTADCMPIFFWSSRSEKFAVVHSGWKGTLAGIAEKTILECFSKNEIVDGSLFGFLGPFASGNRYEVGEDVASLFRSEYFACLKSSLEGKSLLDLESFLRFRLEKNRIRVNLDSSGICTMEKNSDFFSHRKKDLGRNLNLIWKED, translated from the coding sequence ATGGCCTTGTCTCATTCCTTCCCGATCGCAAACGGAAAAAAAATCCGCATTTTGATCCTCGGGAAAAAAGAACTTCCAAATCTTTCTCTGGAACCGAATTTTCAGAAAAAGGAAATTTCAAAATATACCGGACAAAAAGAATCTTCGATTTTTCTTTTGAATCAGGTGCACGGAGATACGATTCTCCCTGCATCCGAAATCCCAGAATTTGCCTTTCCTGCGGCGGACGCTTTGATCGGGGAAAAATCTCAAAAAATTCTCTGTATTAAGACGGCGGATTGTATGCCGATCTTTTTTTGGTCTTCCCGTAGCGAGAAGTTCGCAGTGGTGCATTCGGGATGGAAAGGAACGTTAGCCGGAATCGCGGAGAAAACGATCTTAGAATGTTTTTCTAAAAACGAAATCGTGGACGGTTCTTTGTTCGGTTTTCTCGGACCCTTTGCTTCCGGAAACCGCTACGAAGTGGGGGAAGACGTTGCGTCCCTGTTTCGTTCCGAATATTTCGCTTGTTTGAAGTCTTCGCTTGAAGGGAAAAGTCTTTTAGATTTGGAATCCTTTCTGAGATTTCGATTGGAAAAGAATCGGATTCGAGTGAATCTCGATTCTTCCGGAATTTGTACGATGGAGAAAAATTCAGATT